In the genome of Pyrobaculum islandicum DSM 4184, the window ACCGCCGGGCTTGACATTGGTGGTACTAGAATTCCGTTGCCGACGCTGGTGCTGTACGGCCTGTTGTTGCTGGTGGTCGTTGTGATACTGGCGATATTGATAATTGAGTACAACAACTGGAGGAGGAGACGTCTAATGCAGATATTAGCCCCGCCGAAGTAATAAACCCCGCTTTTTCTCGTATTACTCCCCAACTTTTTTAACTTCTCTCTCCTCATTTTTCTATGTCTCTCGGTCAGGCGCTTGTCTCTCACGTACGTTCTGCCATGTTGGCTAAGCTCCGCGGCCAGCCCCTCCCCGAGTCTCACCCCCTTCTTTCTGGCATGAAGAGTGGGGTGTTTGTCACTGTGGAGGCTATTGTGAGGTCGGGTGGGTTTGAGAGGAGGGAGGTTAGGGGGTCGCTTGGGGTGGTAGAGCCGTTTAAAGACCTGGCGTATGACACGGCGAAGATTGCGGCTAAGCTTGTATATGCCATCCCCCGGTTTACTGAGTTTGACCTTAGGAGGTCTGTCATAGAGGTCACTCTTGTGGAAGAGCTTAGGGAGTGGGACGGCGGGCTTGCCGGCTTTGAGTGGGGGAGGGAGGGGGTGTACGCAGTGGCTGGCCAGCGGAGGGTTGTCGTACTTCCACAGACTATGATAGAGAGGAAGATCCTTGGCGAGGCTCTCTTGAGGTATATTGAGTCTATGGCGGGGCCCCCCGAGAGGTTGTA includes:
- a CDS encoding AMMECR1 domain-containing protein, with amino-acid sequence MSLGQALVSHVRSAMLAKLRGQPLPESHPLLSGMKSGVFVTVEAIVRSGGFERREVRGSLGVVEPFKDLAYDTAKIAAKLVYAIPRFTEFDLRRSVIEVTLVEELREWDGGLAGFEWGREGVYAVAGQRRVVVLPQTMIERKILGEALLRYIESMAGPPERLYRFSTRIFYELHPEGEVIERELWKSRVIKQFLEVVR